The following proteins come from a genomic window of Synechococcus sp. BIOS-E4-1:
- a CDS encoding response regulator, whose translation MPRTSMIWVVDDDPDLRQMVGTYLLDQGYDVRSLSDVKQLEARLEFQRPDLIVLDLMMPGDDGLTALRRLRDAGDDLPVVMLTARAEGVDRIIGLEQGADDYLAKPFLPRELSARIEAVLRRRSALPAGTPLAEGGDVVFGDNVLDLAARTLTREGKPVVITSGEFSLLASFVQHPHRPLSRERLIELARGPGCDTDSRSMDVQVSRVRKLVEPDPTRPRYLQTVWGYGYVFVPDGQPRSR comes from the coding sequence ATGCCCCGCACTTCGATGATCTGGGTGGTCGATGATGACCCTGATTTGCGTCAGATGGTTGGGACCTATCTGCTGGATCAGGGGTATGACGTCCGCAGCCTCAGCGATGTGAAGCAGCTTGAGGCTCGGCTGGAATTTCAGCGACCTGATCTGATCGTGCTCGACCTGATGATGCCCGGGGATGATGGGCTGACAGCACTGCGTCGTCTCAGGGATGCCGGAGATGACCTGCCGGTGGTGATGCTCACGGCCCGAGCAGAGGGCGTTGACCGGATCATTGGTCTGGAGCAGGGGGCTGACGATTACCTGGCCAAACCTTTTCTGCCGCGTGAGCTTTCAGCTCGGATTGAAGCGGTGTTGAGGCGGCGCAGTGCCCTGCCCGCAGGCACACCTCTGGCTGAGGGTGGCGATGTGGTGTTTGGAGACAACGTGCTGGATCTGGCTGCCCGCACGCTCACCCGTGAAGGCAAGCCTGTTGTCATTACCAGTGGCGAGTTCAGCCTGTTGGCGTCCTTTGTTCAGCACCCTCATCGCCCTCTCTCGCGCGAGCGGTTGATTGAGCTGGCCCGTGGACCCGGCTGCGATACTGACAGCCGCAGCATGGATGTTCAGGTTTCAAGAGTGCGCAAATTGGTGGAGCCGGATCCAACCCGCCCGCGCTACCTGCAAACAGTCTGGGGTTATGGCTATGTGTTCGTACCTGACGGCCAGCCGCGATCCCGCTGA
- a CDS encoding ATP-binding protein translates to MPSRPWQKRFTALLGWGGLALGSSAFCLVVFQALFGRQLEQLQTIQLGRELALNVRLTELALERYPPHLVAELSGLDLEVTVRPKPAPLPPSAAFKRQADALQIQLCQRLSHCPMVLPDRAARGERSVWIELISPLEPIWLRVDVPSMMHWPPEPTLLGLSLVGAGIICGGLFLLVEVEAPLRGLEKALSRVGEGEDPDAVAARGAPEVQRLTQRFNAMVERLADNRRERATMLAGIAHDLRAPITRLQFRLAMPQLSADERERCAGDLQSLERITGQFLLFAGGGDSETSVQVPLDQLLAEVASSHPADQLRLDLAPLSVSVKPVALGRAIANLIDNAFSYGVAPVTLRLHVENERCCIDVWDQGKGMPAQQWEEALQPFHRLDSSRGQQGHCGLGLAIVSHVARLHGGRLECIHRANTDSGTDLGRFAIRFSLPWPDGQSASLAS, encoded by the coding sequence ATGCCTTCCCGTCCTTGGCAGAAGCGTTTCACTGCTTTGCTGGGCTGGGGAGGACTGGCCCTCGGTAGTTCGGCCTTTTGCCTGGTGGTCTTCCAGGCTCTCTTCGGTCGTCAACTGGAGCAGTTGCAAACCATTCAGCTCGGCAGAGAGCTAGCCCTGAACGTGCGACTCACTGAGCTGGCACTCGAGCGTTATCCACCTCATCTGGTCGCGGAACTGAGCGGTCTTGATCTCGAGGTCACGGTTCGCCCGAAACCCGCACCTCTGCCACCCTCAGCGGCTTTCAAACGTCAGGCAGATGCGTTGCAAATTCAGCTTTGTCAACGACTCTCCCATTGCCCAATGGTCTTGCCCGACCGGGCTGCCCGCGGAGAACGTAGCGTCTGGATCGAACTGATTTCCCCTCTGGAGCCCATCTGGCTGCGTGTGGACGTGCCCTCGATGATGCATTGGCCTCCGGAACCAACACTGCTCGGACTTTCCCTCGTGGGCGCTGGCATCATCTGCGGTGGCTTGTTTCTGCTGGTGGAGGTGGAGGCACCTTTGCGTGGGTTAGAGAAAGCGCTTTCCAGAGTCGGTGAAGGCGAGGACCCTGATGCTGTCGCGGCTCGTGGAGCTCCTGAGGTCCAGCGCCTCACTCAGCGTTTCAACGCCATGGTGGAGAGGCTGGCTGACAATCGTCGAGAGCGGGCCACCATGCTTGCCGGGATCGCGCATGATCTGAGAGCACCGATCACCCGTCTTCAGTTCCGTCTGGCCATGCCACAGCTCTCAGCAGATGAGCGGGAGCGTTGTGCTGGTGACCTTCAATCTTTGGAGAGAATCACTGGACAGTTTTTGCTGTTTGCCGGCGGTGGTGACAGTGAAACATCGGTTCAAGTTCCCCTGGATCAATTGCTGGCGGAGGTGGCCAGCAGCCATCCGGCAGATCAATTGCGTCTTGATCTGGCTCCGCTGTCCGTTTCGGTCAAACCCGTTGCCCTCGGTCGTGCAATCGCCAACTTGATTGATAACGCTTTCTCCTATGGAGTGGCCCCTGTCACTCTGCGTTTGCATGTCGAAAATGAACGCTGCTGTATCGATGTCTGGGATCAAGGCAAAGGGATGCCTGCCCAGCAATGGGAAGAGGCTTTGCAGCCCTTTCACCGCCTTGATTCATCACGCGGTCAGCAGGGCCATTGCGGTCTAGGGCTAGCCATTGTGTCTCATGTCGCCCGTTTGCATGGCGGCAGGCTGGAGTGCATCCATCGCGCCAATACCGATTCAGGCACTGATCTAGGCAGGTTTGCGATCCGTTTCAGCCTGCCTTGGCCGGATGGTCAGTCCGCGTCACTGGCGAGCTGA
- the dapB gene encoding 4-hydroxy-tetrahydrodipicolinate reductase: MSAVANQSIPVLVTGALGRMGAEVIRAVQSSTDCHLVGAVDTTPGKEGADIGELLGLGAMEVAVTADLEGCLCATSQAVRDAGPGQGAVMVDFTHPSVVYANTRAAIAYGVHPVIGTTGLSPEQLKDLQSFSEKASVGGAVIPNFSVGMVLLQQAAAAAARFYDHAELTELHHNRKADAPSGTCIKTAELMEELGKTFNAAEVDEHESLEGSRGGERPSGLRLHSLRLPGLVAHQEVMFGAPGETYTLRHDTIDRAAYMPGVLLCIRKVRQLPGLVYGLERLI, from the coding sequence ATGAGCGCTGTTGCGAATCAGTCGATCCCTGTTCTGGTCACCGGAGCGCTGGGGCGCATGGGTGCCGAGGTCATCCGCGCCGTTCAGTCCTCAACGGACTGTCATCTGGTGGGGGCAGTCGATACGACACCGGGCAAGGAAGGAGCAGATATCGGCGAACTGCTGGGTCTCGGTGCCATGGAGGTGGCTGTGACAGCAGACCTGGAGGGCTGCCTGTGCGCCACCAGTCAGGCGGTTCGGGATGCCGGTCCCGGCCAGGGGGCAGTGATGGTGGATTTCACCCATCCATCCGTTGTTTACGCGAACACCCGAGCAGCCATCGCATATGGCGTACATCCTGTGATCGGCACCACAGGCCTTTCTCCCGAGCAACTCAAGGATCTGCAGAGTTTTTCTGAGAAGGCTTCCGTCGGCGGCGCGGTGATTCCCAACTTTTCGGTGGGCATGGTGCTGCTCCAGCAGGCCGCGGCTGCAGCGGCACGTTTCTATGACCATGCCGAGCTCACCGAGCTGCATCACAACCGCAAGGCCGATGCTCCCAGTGGGACCTGCATCAAAACCGCAGAGCTGATGGAGGAGCTCGGCAAGACATTCAATGCTGCAGAGGTTGATGAGCATGAGTCGCTCGAGGGCAGTCGCGGCGGGGAACGCCCCAGCGGTCTGCGTCTGCACTCCCTGCGCCTGCCGGGACTGGTGGCTCACCAGGAGGTGATGTTCGGCGCGCCTGGTGAGACCTACACGCTTCGCCACGACACAATTGATCGCGCCGCCTACATGCCAGGTGTGCTGTTGTGCATCCGCAAGGTGAGACAGCTCCCAGGCCTCGTTTACGGCCTGGAGAGGCTGATCTGA
- a CDS encoding adenine phosphoribosyltransferase, translating into MAAMMPGLRPLRHHPVDLRQFIRDVPDFPKPGILFRDISPMLRDPHGWSAVMQQLGDVCDQLQPDLIVGIESRGFIVGTPLATQKGIGFVPVRKPGKLPGDVTGVDYTLEYGSDRLEIQTDALADESRVLLVDDLLATGGTAAASVELIQKAGGKLVGCGFVIELAGLAGRSRLPEELPVTSLIRYD; encoded by the coding sequence ATGGCTGCGATGATGCCAGGGTTGAGGCCTTTGCGTCACCACCCTGTGGATCTTCGTCAGTTCATTCGCGATGTGCCGGACTTCCCAAAACCAGGAATTCTGTTCCGCGACATCTCGCCAATGCTGCGCGATCCCCATGGATGGAGCGCAGTGATGCAGCAACTTGGCGACGTCTGCGACCAACTCCAACCAGACCTGATTGTGGGCATTGAGTCCAGGGGCTTCATCGTGGGCACTCCTCTGGCAACCCAAAAAGGGATTGGCTTTGTGCCAGTCAGAAAACCTGGAAAACTTCCAGGCGATGTGACGGGTGTCGATTACACCCTTGAATATGGCTCCGATCGTCTTGAAATCCAGACCGATGCTTTGGCGGATGAATCCCGTGTCCTGCTGGTGGACGATCTGCTTGCAACAGGTGGAACGGCAGCAGCCAGTGTTGAACTGATTCAAAAGGCTGGAGGAAAGCTCGTGGGCTGCGGGTTTGTCATTGAGCTGGCAGGTCTGGCCGGACGAAGTCGATTGCCGGAGGAGCTTCCTGTCACATCACTCATCCGTTACGACTGA
- a CDS encoding chlorophyll a/b-binding protein: MSQVPSSAPAIRGATVTTEDGGRLNAFATEPRMQVVDTESGWGFHERAEMLNGRMAMLGFVALLATEFALGGEAFTRGLLGIG; encoded by the coding sequence ATGTCCCAGGTTCCTTCCAGCGCTCCCGCTATCCGCGGCGCCACCGTGACCACAGAAGATGGTGGTCGTCTCAACGCCTTCGCAACAGAACCCCGCATGCAAGTGGTGGATACGGAGAGCGGCTGGGGCTTCCACGAGCGCGCAGAAATGTTGAATGGCCGCATGGCCATGCTCGGTTTCGTTGCATTGCTCGCCACGGAATTCGCTCTGGGTGGCGAAGCTTTCACCCGTGGTCTTCTCGGCATTGGCTGA
- a CDS encoding DUF4335 domain-containing protein, with product MVMLKQSYRYDQTTARLEVEGLPDFSAGHADQAIGILSTWRLKIVGASELEGKREHLEALMQVVIPYVRLRLSGVVRSLGALNDPVRLVPDGSQHRLDLTSGQPDIPPLSIHLDDAQLADLVRCLDALRSDGRVCLAWPSIQHEPLHRRDLVERIPLTQRLTAPLLGGAAVVVLGALGILLPLPEVQSPKPAQVPEVTTDTPISDPAQPDQER from the coding sequence ATGGTGATGCTCAAACAGTCCTACCGCTACGACCAAACCACTGCACGACTAGAAGTTGAAGGCTTGCCTGACTTTTCAGCCGGTCATGCAGATCAGGCCATCGGAATTCTTTCCACTTGGCGCTTGAAAATTGTCGGTGCCTCAGAGCTGGAGGGAAAACGCGAACATCTGGAAGCGTTGATGCAGGTGGTGATTCCCTATGTGCGTCTGCGTCTTTCAGGTGTGGTTCGGTCTTTAGGAGCGCTGAACGATCCAGTGAGGCTGGTCCCTGATGGGTCTCAGCATCGTCTTGATCTCACCAGCGGCCAGCCGGATATTCCGCCACTGTCCATCCATCTTGATGATGCTCAACTGGCCGATCTCGTTCGTTGTCTTGATGCCTTGCGAAGCGATGGTCGTGTCTGTCTTGCCTGGCCATCGATTCAGCATGAACCACTTCATCGCCGCGATCTTGTTGAGCGGATCCCTTTGACGCAAAGGCTGACAGCTCCGCTGCTTGGAGGTGCCGCCGTTGTGGTGTTGGGCGCCTTGGGGATTCTGCTGCCATTGCCTGAAGTGCAATCTCCAAAGCCTGCTCAGGTCCCCGAGGTCACAACAGACACTCCGATCAGCGATCCTGCACAACCTGATCAAGAGCGTTGA
- a CDS encoding EF-hand domain-containing protein: MAKCLSQPVLMAFVLFGLQSLGLFSAVLASPRHVQVYGKRMEALFIRMDVNGDGRLETGEVRGRPYFERRLQRPDSRGYLLLKDLRPLSPHPSGQRLQKRFHQADRNGDGRIDRHECQSLPWLSRNFVSFDLDADGGLTLEELWTVQRSLAPRP; encoded by the coding sequence ATGGCGAAGTGCTTGTCACAACCGGTGTTGATGGCTTTCGTGCTGTTCGGGTTGCAAAGTCTTGGCCTGTTCTCCGCTGTTCTGGCAAGCCCACGGCATGTTCAGGTCTATGGGAAACGCATGGAGGCACTGTTCATCCGAATGGATGTCAACGGTGACGGTCGGCTGGAAACGGGAGAAGTCCGGGGTCGGCCGTATTTCGAGAGACGACTGCAACGGCCTGATTCACGGGGCTACTTGCTGCTGAAAGATCTCAGACCCCTGAGCCCTCATCCCAGTGGTCAGCGGCTGCAGAAACGCTTCCATCAGGCCGATCGCAATGGTGATGGTCGGATCGACCGGCATGAATGCCAATCACTACCTTGGTTGAGCAGAAATTTTGTGAGTTTCGATCTCGACGCCGATGGCGGACTAACACTTGAGGAACTGTGGACGGTGCAGCGTTCGCTCGCTCCGCGCCCATGA
- a CDS encoding FAD-dependent monooxygenase has translation MTADPQIRDSAVKAVHHQFRIVGAGPTGALLALGLAQQGFSVVLHDRLSAELLLNRSRAYAITHSSRRLLQGLGLWAGLLDQLEPFRTLRLDDCSAHRTAWFNVRDLRPGNRSSEAIGWILDHRPLMHLLLERLEASDQVVLQLNDAKPAEEALTTAGPCQWIVAADGPRSTLRRCAEVPFWSHAYQQGCLTAKLRLTGADQLCAYELFRPEGPMAVLPLGQDRYQVVWSAPLQRCRDRAASSSAELLSALNEILPDGLNAVQLLDDPGAFPLELSLAPRLHRDSLLLVGEAGHRCHPVGGQGLNLCWRDVSDLLHLTEAMRCGEMAFPSLARRYSRCRRFDLAGVLLATDLLIRFFSNHNPLLMPFRRLALFMLKHVSWIRRLSLSAMTDGPGALLKPLPK, from the coding sequence TTGACGGCTGATCCTCAAATCAGAGACTCCGCTGTCAAAGCAGTCCATCACCAGTTCCGCATCGTTGGAGCTGGTCCGACTGGAGCCCTGTTGGCGCTGGGTTTAGCGCAACAGGGCTTTTCTGTTGTTCTTCACGATCGCTTGAGCGCTGAGTTGCTGTTGAATCGCAGCCGCGCTTACGCCATCACGCACTCGTCCAGGCGTCTTCTGCAAGGTCTTGGCCTTTGGGCTGGCTTGCTGGATCAGCTGGAGCCCTTTCGCACTCTGCGGCTTGATGACTGCTCCGCCCATCGCACAGCCTGGTTCAACGTTCGCGATCTGCGACCTGGCAATCGCAGCTCGGAGGCGATTGGTTGGATTCTTGACCATCGCCCCCTGATGCATCTTCTGCTCGAAAGGCTTGAGGCCTCAGATCAGGTTGTGCTGCAATTGAATGACGCCAAGCCAGCAGAAGAGGCTCTCACCACCGCTGGGCCTTGCCAGTGGATCGTCGCTGCGGATGGCCCGCGTTCCACGCTGCGTCGTTGCGCTGAGGTTCCCTTCTGGTCCCATGCCTACCAACAGGGTTGCCTGACCGCAAAGCTCCGCTTGACGGGAGCGGATCAACTTTGTGCTTACGAACTGTTCCGTCCTGAAGGCCCTATGGCCGTTCTGCCGCTTGGACAGGACCGTTATCAGGTGGTCTGGAGTGCACCGCTGCAGCGATGTCGAGACCGAGCTGCGTCCTCTAGCGCAGAGCTGTTGTCGGCCCTGAACGAAATCCTGCCTGATGGGCTCAACGCCGTTCAGCTGCTCGATGATCCCGGAGCGTTTCCACTGGAGTTGAGTCTGGCGCCGCGTCTCCACCGTGATTCCTTGCTTCTGGTGGGAGAAGCAGGTCATCGCTGCCATCCAGTGGGTGGACAGGGTTTGAATCTTTGCTGGCGTGATGTCAGTGACCTCTTACACCTGACCGAGGCGATGCGATGCGGAGAGATGGCGTTTCCATCACTGGCTCGGCGCTATTCCCGTTGTCGTCGTTTCGATCTTGCTGGTGTTTTGCTCGCGACGGACCTGCTGATTCGTTTCTTTTCCAATCACAATCCGCTGCTGATGCCTTTCAGGCGCCTCGCGCTTTTCATGTTGAAGCACGTCAGCTGGATTCGACGCCTGAGTCTGTCCGCGATGACCGATGGCCCGGGCGCCTTGCTGAAACCGCTGCCAAAATGA
- the ppk2 gene encoding polyphosphate kinase 2 — MGNKDKSKAKKHDQAKDKSRSGRASEVALASLGGSAQDIDSPSELLGDLMEDQHQKIKRLNKKLYEAELIRLQTDLVRMQYWIRETGYRMIVLFEGRDAAGKGGTIKRLTEPLNPRGCRVVALGTPTERQKSQWYFQRYVEHFPAAGEIVVFDRSWYNRAGVERVMGFCSPEQVEQFLDDAPEFERMLVRSGILVLKYWFSVSDTEQEMRFQSRIDDPTRRWKLSPMDLEARNRWVDFSRAKDEMFTRTNIPEAPWFTVEADDKRRARLNCLRHVLTKVPWEDMTPPGIKLPPRPKKGDYARPPINEQFFVPNGYPY; from the coding sequence ATGGGCAACAAGGACAAGAGCAAGGCAAAAAAACACGATCAAGCCAAGGACAAAAGTCGGTCAGGCCGCGCCTCTGAAGTTGCTCTTGCAAGCCTCGGCGGCAGTGCACAGGACATTGACAGTCCATCAGAGCTGCTTGGCGATCTCATGGAAGATCAACATCAAAAGATTAAAAGGCTGAACAAGAAGCTTTATGAGGCTGAATTGATCCGCCTGCAGACTGATCTGGTCAGAATGCAGTACTGGATTCGTGAAACCGGCTATCGGATGATCGTTCTCTTTGAAGGGCGTGATGCTGCTGGAAAAGGCGGCACGATCAAACGATTGACCGAACCACTGAATCCAAGAGGTTGCAGGGTTGTGGCATTGGGAACACCAACGGAGCGCCAAAAAAGCCAGTGGTATTTCCAGCGCTATGTGGAACATTTTCCTGCTGCTGGTGAGATTGTTGTATTCGATCGAAGCTGGTACAACCGAGCCGGTGTTGAGCGTGTGATGGGCTTCTGTAGCCCTGAACAGGTCGAACAGTTTCTTGATGATGCTCCTGAATTTGAACGGATGCTGGTGCGCAGCGGCATTCTTGTTCTCAAGTATTGGTTTTCTGTCAGCGACACCGAGCAGGAAATGCGTTTTCAGTCGCGCATTGATGATCCCACACGCCGTTGGAAGTTGAGTCCGATGGATCTTGAGGCTCGTAATCGTTGGGTTGATTTTTCAAGGGCAAAGGATGAAATGTTTACGCGAACTAATATCCCTGAGGCTCCATGGTTCACTGTTGAAGCAGATGATAAGAGGAGAGCCAGACTCAATTGTCTTCGCCATGTACTCACTAAGGTGCCATGGGAAGACATGACTCCACCTGGGATCAAGCTTCCTCCCAGACCCAAAAAAGGTGATTATGCACGCCCTCCCATTAACGAACAATTCTTTGTTCCTAATGGCTACCCCTATTGA
- a CDS encoding DUF2949 domain-containing protein, with translation MVISSDPQPVASRALIGFLQQRLGLSENAINLGIRQAHLEQAPLPVVLWSFGLLNLTQYQEVLDWQQQQD, from the coding sequence ATGGTCATCAGCAGTGATCCACAGCCAGTGGCTTCCCGCGCGTTGATTGGCTTTCTGCAGCAGCGGCTGGGATTGAGTGAGAACGCCATCAATCTCGGCATTCGTCAGGCCCATCTGGAGCAGGCTCCCCTTCCTGTTGTTCTCTGGAGTTTTGGATTGCTGAACCTCACGCAATATCAGGAGGTTCTGGATTGGCAACAGCAGCAGGATTAA
- a CDS encoding DUF3038 domain-containing protein, whose product MTDVTAEAAPDPSIPEAVLGRRALERLDLLLLTVESLDLNGGEAMLWATRQLGFETIFPNRVELWKRRCHNPLRRSTRRGQLSAVETEALIRILCVMADRLYPMLHQLLSSKEPRELTRQRWELVHQRLRDLIEERMNLRRGAIQRFLGSAPEGPLQRQLVLTLALAAGPGGVDRLRASLLDPTP is encoded by the coding sequence ATGACCGATGTCACTGCTGAGGCGGCTCCAGATCCGTCGATCCCTGAAGCGGTTCTTGGCCGCCGTGCTCTCGAGCGCCTAGATCTGCTTCTGCTCACTGTTGAATCTCTTGACCTGAACGGAGGGGAGGCCATGCTCTGGGCGACCCGTCAGCTTGGCTTTGAAACAATCTTTCCCAATCGGGTTGAGCTCTGGAAACGTCGCTGCCATAACCCGCTCAGGCGTTCCACGCGACGTGGTCAACTCAGTGCTGTGGAAACAGAGGCCTTGATCAGGATCCTCTGCGTGATGGCCGACCGTCTCTATCCGATGCTTCACCAGTTGCTCTCCAGCAAAGAGCCTCGGGAGCTCACTCGCCAGCGCTGGGAGCTGGTCCATCAGCGTCTGCGCGACCTGATTGAAGAGCGCATGAATCTGCGGCGTGGAGCCATTCAGCGCTTCCTCGGCAGCGCGCCCGAAGGCCCGCTGCAGCGGCAGCTGGTGTTGACCCTGGCACTTGCTGCTGGCCCCGGTGGGGTGGATCGTCTCCGCGCCAGTCTTCTTGATCCGACCCCCTGA